The following proteins are encoded in a genomic region of uncultured Vibrio sp.:
- the hisG gene encoding ATP phosphoribosyltransferase — MQSQRLRIAIQKKGRLSKESQALLKQCGVKFNLMGERLVVHSENMPIDLLLVRDDDIPGLVMDGVVDLGFIGENELEEVRLDRKVQGEPCEFVQLRRLDFGGCRLSIAIDKDEEYNGPQDLAGKRIATTYPHLLKAYMDKAGVPFSACMLTGSVEVAPRAGLADAIADLVSTGATLEANGLKEAEVIFKSKATLIQRLGEFDADKTALISKLLTRMQGVQQAKESKYIMLHAPAEKLEQIKALLPGAEDPTVLPLSADKQKMAVHLVSSENLFWETMEQLKELGASSILVLPIEKMME; from the coding sequence ATGCAATCACAACGCTTAAGAATCGCAATTCAGAAAAAAGGTCGTCTTAGCAAGGAGAGCCAAGCTCTACTTAAACAGTGTGGCGTGAAGTTTAATCTAATGGGTGAGCGTCTTGTGGTTCATTCAGAAAATATGCCAATTGATTTGCTACTCGTACGTGATGACGATATTCCAGGGCTGGTTATGGATGGCGTTGTTGACTTAGGTTTCATTGGTGAAAACGAACTGGAAGAAGTGCGTTTAGACCGTAAAGTACAAGGTGAGCCATGTGAATTTGTTCAACTTCGTCGTCTTGATTTTGGTGGTTGCCGTCTGTCTATTGCCATCGATAAGGACGAAGAATATAACGGCCCTCAAGATTTAGCGGGTAAGCGCATCGCAACAACCTACCCACACCTGCTTAAAGCATACATGGATAAAGCCGGTGTACCGTTCTCAGCTTGTATGCTCACAGGCTCTGTAGAAGTTGCCCCACGTGCTGGTCTGGCTGATGCAATTGCCGACTTAGTTTCAACAGGTGCAACACTAGAAGCAAACGGTCTTAAAGAAGCGGAAGTTATCTTTAAATCGAAAGCGACGCTTATTCAACGCTTGGGTGAGTTTGACGCAGATAAGACGGCACTGATCAGTAAGCTACTTACGCGCATGCAGGGTGTTCAGCAAGCAAAAGAGTCAAAATACATCATGCTACACGCGCCAGCAGAAAAGCTGGAGCAAATTAAAGCGCTACTGCCGGGTGCTGAAGACCCAACTGTATTACCATTATCAGCAGACAAACAAAAAATGGCGGTTCACTTGGTGAGCTCTGAGAATCTGTTCTGGGAAACAATGGAGCAGCTAAAAGAGCTAGGTGCGAGCTCAATTCTCGTGCTACCAATTGAAAAAATGATGGAGTAA
- the tet(35) gene encoding tetracycline efflux Na+/H+ antiporter family transporter Tet(35) — translation MNLIDFSSSPVSLLPPLVALTLAILTRRVLISLGVGVVLGSVLLNSWSLGDTASYVGTQVSSVFIEDGGLNTWNMSIVGFLILLGMTTALLTLSGGTRAFAEWAQSRVKSKRGSKLLAAFLGVFIFVDDYFNSLAVGAISRPVTDRFYVSRAKLAYILDSTAAPMCVIMPASSWGAYIITIIGGILVSHGITEYSALGAYIRLIPMNFYAVFALLMVFAVAWFGLDIGKMREHEISASQGRGFDKDTENDAPEAHEINEELDIRESDKGQVSDLILPIVTLIVATIAAMMYTGGQALAADGKEFALLGAFENTDVGMSLIYGSLLGLAVGLFTVLKQGIPMGEIIRTLWIGAKSMFGAILILVFAWTIGSVIGDMKTGSYLSTLAQGNIDPHWLPVILFLLSGLMAFSTGTSWGTFGIMLPIAGDMAGATDIALMLPMLSAVLAGAVFGDHCSPISDTTILSSTGARCNHIDHVSTQLPYALSVALVSCVGFITLGMTASIAMSFTAAAVTFVIVCSVLSWLSKSKMASCQNA, via the coding sequence ATGAATTTAATAGATTTTTCTAGTTCTCCTGTTTCATTATTGCCGCCGCTTGTCGCTTTGACACTGGCGATCTTGACTCGACGTGTATTAATTTCTCTCGGTGTGGGTGTCGTACTCGGTTCGGTGCTACTAAATAGTTGGTCGCTTGGTGATACCGCTAGCTATGTTGGTACTCAAGTCTCTTCTGTCTTTATTGAAGACGGCGGCCTTAACACCTGGAATATGAGTATTGTTGGTTTCCTCATCTTATTGGGGATGACAACGGCATTATTGACACTATCTGGTGGTACCCGAGCATTTGCTGAGTGGGCACAATCTCGCGTTAAAAGTAAGCGTGGCTCTAAACTTCTTGCTGCCTTCTTAGGCGTATTCATTTTTGTCGACGATTACTTTAATAGCCTGGCTGTTGGTGCGATTTCTCGTCCGGTTACTGATCGCTTCTATGTTTCTCGCGCTAAGTTGGCTTACATTTTGGACTCAACTGCGGCTCCAATGTGTGTAATTATGCCTGCATCAAGCTGGGGTGCTTACATTATCACTATTATTGGCGGCATCTTAGTATCGCATGGCATCACCGAATACTCAGCTTTGGGTGCATACATTCGTCTGATTCCTATGAACTTCTACGCGGTATTTGCTTTATTGATGGTGTTTGCTGTTGCGTGGTTTGGTCTGGACATTGGTAAAATGCGCGAGCATGAGATCTCTGCGTCTCAAGGTCGTGGCTTTGACAAAGATACAGAGAACGACGCGCCTGAAGCTCATGAAATCAATGAAGAGCTTGATATTCGCGAGAGCGATAAAGGCCAGGTATCTGACTTGATATTGCCTATCGTAACACTGATTGTAGCGACAATTGCTGCGATGATGTACACCGGTGGTCAGGCTTTGGCTGCGGATGGTAAAGAGTTTGCTCTACTGGGCGCATTTGAGAATACCGATGTGGGTATGTCTCTGATTTACGGTAGCTTGCTTGGTCTGGCGGTTGGTCTGTTTACTGTGCTTAAGCAGGGTATTCCAATGGGTGAAATCATCCGTACGCTTTGGATTGGTGCGAAATCGATGTTTGGCGCAATTTTGATCCTAGTATTTGCGTGGACGATCGGCTCTGTTATCGGTGACATGAAAACGGGTTCTTACCTGTCAACGTTGGCACAAGGTAATATTGACCCACACTGGTTGCCAGTGATTCTGTTCCTGTTGTCTGGTTTGATGGCATTCTCGACAGGGACATCTTGGGGTACGTTCGGTATTATGCTGCCTATCGCGGGTGATATGGCGGGTGCGACGGATATCGCGCTTATGCTGCCTATGTTAAGCGCAGTTCTAGCTGGTGCAGTATTTGGAGATCACTGTTCTCCAATCTCAGATACCACTATTTTGTCATCAACTGGTGCCCGTTGTAATCATATTGACCACGTGTCGACACAGCTACCTTATGCGCTATCTGTGGCGTTAGTATCTTGCGTTGGCTTCATTACTCTAGGGATGACGGCGTCTATCGCAATGTCATTCACAGCAGCAGCAGTGACTTTTGTGATTGTGTGTAGCGTACTCTCTTGGTTGTCTAAATCGAAAATGGCATCATGTCAGAACGCTTAA
- the hisD gene encoding histidinol dehydrogenase: protein MRTVVWQSLSENQQDSILERPAIAEGANITAAVAEVIAKVRSEGDAALTELTEKFDRVKPDSIRVSANEIDAAADRLSEKMKSALNQAYANIAKFHKAQKPQPIKVETQPGVMCEQVTRPIQKVGLYIPGGSAPLPSTVLMLGVPAKIAGCRKVVLCSPPPIADEILYVAKLCGIDEVYNVGGGQAVAAMAYGTDTVSKVDKIFGPGNAYVTEAKRQVSNDFRGAAIDMPAGPSEVLVLADETADADFIAADLLSQAEHGPDSQVVLVTPSAIIADQVTDAVQRQLKQLSRADIAQKALASSLIIIAESLTQAVSISNYYGPEHLIVQTKNPRELLPLLDNAGSIFLGDWSPESAGDYASGTNHVLPTYGYTRTYSSLGLADFSKRMTVQELSAEGLKNLAPTVVTMAEAEGLDAHKRAVTIRVEKLAAK from the coding sequence ATGAGAACAGTTGTTTGGCAATCACTGAGTGAAAATCAGCAAGATTCGATCTTAGAGCGTCCGGCTATCGCGGAAGGCGCAAATATTACCGCTGCGGTCGCAGAAGTTATCGCAAAAGTGCGTAGCGAAGGAGATGCTGCGCTTACAGAACTTACGGAAAAGTTTGACCGCGTAAAGCCGGATTCAATTCGTGTTTCTGCTAATGAAATTGATGCCGCTGCTGATCGTCTTTCTGAGAAGATGAAAAGCGCTCTTAATCAAGCTTACGCAAATATTGCTAAGTTCCACAAAGCGCAAAAGCCTCAGCCAATTAAAGTTGAGACTCAACCTGGTGTAATGTGTGAGCAAGTGACTCGTCCAATCCAAAAAGTCGGTTTGTACATCCCAGGCGGGAGCGCACCATTGCCATCAACCGTTTTGATGCTTGGTGTGCCAGCCAAAATTGCCGGATGTCGTAAAGTTGTGCTTTGCTCTCCTCCGCCAATTGCAGATGAAATCCTCTACGTTGCAAAACTTTGCGGTATTGACGAAGTATACAATGTGGGTGGTGGTCAAGCGGTTGCTGCGATGGCTTACGGAACGGACACGGTTTCTAAAGTTGATAAAATCTTTGGTCCGGGCAACGCGTATGTTACAGAGGCAAAACGCCAAGTCAGTAATGATTTCCGTGGCGCGGCTATTGATATGCCAGCGGGACCATCAGAAGTGTTGGTTCTTGCTGATGAAACGGCTGACGCTGATTTTATTGCCGCCGACCTGCTGAGCCAGGCAGAGCACGGTCCTGACTCACAAGTTGTACTGGTTACTCCTTCAGCAATCATTGCAGACCAAGTAACCGATGCAGTGCAGCGTCAACTGAAGCAGCTTTCGCGTGCAGACATCGCACAAAAGGCGTTAGCATCAAGTTTGATCATTATAGCTGAATCCCTGACTCAAGCGGTTTCTATCTCGAACTACTACGGCCCAGAGCACTTAATTGTTCAAACTAAAAACCCTCGTGAGTTGCTACCTCTACTTGATAACGCTGGTTCTATTTTCTTGGGTGACTGGTCGCCTGAGTCTGCTGGTGACTATGCCTCTGGTACGAACCACGTGCTTCCGACGTACGGATACACTCGCACCTACTCTAGCCTTGGCTTAGCAGATTTCTCGAAGCGTATGACCGTTCAGGAACTCTCTGCTGAAGGCCTGAAAAACCTGGCGCCTACGGTTGTCACCATGGCAGAAGCGGAAGGCCTGGATGCGCACAAGCGTGCGGTAACGATTCGTGTAGAAAAACTGGCAGCGAAGTAA
- the hisC gene encoding histidinol-phosphate transaminase, with translation MEKLARKQVQELTPYLSARRIGGTGDVWLNANESPFDNEYKTDFARLNRYSECQPKELIAAYAAYAGVKPEQTLTSRGADEGIELLVRAFCEPGEDAILYCPPTYGMYSISAETIGVERKTVPLTSDWQLDLAGIEANLDNVKLVFVCSPNNPTGNLVKREDIVSLLEMTQDRAIVVMDEAYIDFCPEASTVDLLEQYPNLAILRTLSKAFALAGLRCGFTLANEELINVLLKVIAPYPVPVPVADIATQALSEAGLARAKFQVLDLNANRAYLQVGLSMIPGLEVFEGWGNYLLVKFPDGDALFKAAWDMGIILRNSPIENCVRISIGNREECEKTLGFIRNYYS, from the coding sequence ATGGAAAAGCTAGCGCGTAAACAAGTCCAGGAATTAACTCCTTACTTATCTGCTCGACGTATTGGCGGTACGGGTGATGTGTGGCTGAATGCCAACGAATCACCATTTGATAATGAATACAAAACCGATTTTGCTCGTCTTAATCGTTACAGCGAGTGTCAGCCAAAAGAACTCATTGCGGCATACGCGGCTTATGCTGGTGTGAAACCAGAGCAGACACTGACGTCTCGTGGTGCTGATGAAGGTATTGAGCTACTCGTACGTGCTTTCTGTGAGCCGGGAGAAGACGCCATTCTTTACTGTCCGCCAACTTACGGCATGTATTCAATCAGTGCAGAAACGATTGGTGTCGAGCGTAAGACCGTGCCACTGACTTCTGATTGGCAACTGGATCTGGCGGGCATTGAAGCAAATCTCGATAACGTCAAGCTGGTATTTGTGTGCTCTCCGAATAACCCAACCGGTAACTTGGTTAAGCGCGAGGACATCGTCTCTCTGCTTGAGATGACCCAAGATCGTGCGATTGTGGTTATGGATGAAGCGTACATCGATTTCTGCCCAGAAGCATCTACCGTAGACTTGCTGGAGCAATACCCGAATTTAGCGATTTTGCGTACGTTATCCAAAGCCTTTGCGCTTGCTGGTCTGCGCTGTGGATTTACGCTTGCAAATGAAGAGCTGATTAATGTACTCCTTAAAGTTATCGCACCGTATCCGGTACCTGTTCCGGTTGCCGATATTGCGACGCAAGCATTATCAGAAGCAGGTTTGGCTCGCGCTAAGTTTCAGGTTCTGGATCTGAACGCCAACCGAGCTTACCTACAAGTTGGTTTGTCCATGATTCCTGGACTCGAAGTGTTCGAAGGCTGGGGGAACTATTTACTGGTGAAGTTCCCAGATGGTGACGCCCTGTTTAAAGCCGCTTGGGATATGGGCATTATTTTACGTAACTCGCCGATTGAAAACTGCGTGCGCATCAGTATCGGCAATCGCGAAGAGTGCGAAAAGACACTTGGATTTATTCGAAACTACTATTCGTAA